The Henckelia pumila isolate YLH828 chromosome 2, ASM3356847v2, whole genome shotgun sequence genome includes a window with the following:
- the LOC140879060 gene encoding axial regulator YABBY 4 has translation MSTIDINLLDSQDQICSVQCGFCSTILLVSVPCNSLSMAATVRCGHCSTILSVNMLKACFLPLHLFSSLNQFQEMIIQQKQEGLPGEVDADTKKDGPSSLFFSSSDEEEDDYESLEYNQIIHKPPEKKQRAPSAYNHFIRDEIKRLKTEYPNITHKQAFSAAAKNWAHCPQSVVNEGKVVVDGIAAKDHRKMSIY, from the exons ATGTCCACCATAGATATTAATCTTCTTGATTCCCAAGACCAAATTTGCTCTGTGCAATGTGGATTTTGCTCCACAATTTTACTA GTTAGTGTTCCATGCAACAGCTTATCCATGGCGGCAACAGTGAGATGTGGCCATTGCTCCACAATACTCTCTGTTAACATGCTGAAAGCCTGTTTTCTCCCTCTCCAtctcttttcttctctcaatCAATTCCAAGAAATG ATAATACAGCAGAAACAGGAGGGTTTGCCCGGAGAAGTGGATGCAGACACCAAAAAAGATGGCCCGAGTTCCCTCTTCTTCTCGTCGTCCGACGAAGAAGAGGATGACTATGAATCTCTTGAATATAACCAAATCATCCACAAAC CTCCAGAGAAGAAGCAACGAGCTCCATCTGCCTATAATCATTTCATCAG GGATGAAATCAAGAGACTAAAGACTGAGTATCCCAACATCACTCACAAGCAAGCTTTTAGTGCTGCTGCTAAAAAC TGGGCCCATTGTCCTCAAAGTGTAGTTAATGAAGGAAAAGTGGTGGTGGATGGCATTGCTGCAAAAGATCACAGAAAGATGAGTATTTACTAA
- the LOC140883151 gene encoding uncharacterized protein, translating to MDKEKMEELKIQFQRFVNETQEFVQKVPATQLYAAIGAILLTTLLLVIIRLVKRRSSNTIVLSGLSGSGKTVLFYQLQDGSSHQGTVTSLEPNEGTFVLHSEVTKKGKIKPIHIVDVPGHSRLRPKLDEFLPQAAGVVFVVDAVDFLPNIRAASEYLYEILTKTTVVKKKTPLLLLCNKVDKVTAHTKDFIRKQLEKEIDKLRASRTALSSADITSEHSLGVPGEAFTFSQCVNKVTVSEASGLTGDVAQLEQFIREHVKP from the exons ATGGATAAAGAGAAGATGGAGGAACTCAAGATCCAATTTCAGCGGTTCGTGAATGAAACCCAGGAATTTGTTCAGAAAGTTCCGGCAACTCAGTTGTACGCCGCAATTGGAGCAATCTTACTCACTACTCTGTTGCTAGTAATAA TTCGTCTGGTCAAGCGTAGATCATCTAACACTATTGTACTGAGTGGGCTTAGTGGAAGTGGCAAAACTGTTCTGTTTTATCAG CTCCAAGATGGATCCTCTCATCAGGGTACTGTAACTTCACTGGAACCAAATGAAGGAACTTTTGTTCTACACTCGGAGGTGACTAAG AAAGGAAAAATAAAGCCTATTCATATTGTCGATGTTCCTGGCCATTCACGGCTTCGACCCAAATTGGACGAGTTCTTGCCTCAGGCAGCTGGTGTAGTATTTGTGGTGGATGCTGTCGATTTCTTGCCCAATATCCGTGCTGCTTCAGA GTACCTATATGAGATTTTGACCAAGACAACTGTTGTCAAGAAAAAGACTCCATTACTATTACTGTGCAACAAGGTTGATAAAGTTACTGCCCACACAAAGGATTTCATCAGAAAACAGCTGGAGAAGGAAAT TGACAAGCTTCGTGCATCAAGAACTGCACTATCTTCAGCGGATATTACTAGTGAGCATTCCCTTGGAGTACCCGGAGAAGCCTTCACATTTTCTCAGTGCGTCAACAAAGTCACAGTTTCAGAAGCATCTGGTTTAACAGGTGATGTCGCCCAGCTAGAACAGTTTATAAGGGAACATGTAAAGCCGTAA
- the LOC140884750 gene encoding uncharacterized protein, producing the protein MYDTKMNHFPCLHCHPHTYIRMVQNLIERCLLLHMDREQCVKALAEHAKIRPLVTITVWKELLKENKDFFQSYYRSISPRPYANGYVQRAPRFARRSNQWR; encoded by the exons ATGTATGATACCAAAATGAACCATTTCCCATGCTTGCATTGCCACCCCCATACCTACATTAGAATG GTTCAAAATCTCATAGAGAGGTGCTTGCTGCTTCATATGGACAGAGAGCAGTGCGTGAAGGCCTTGGCCGAGCATGCTAAAATTCGACCTCTCGTAACGATCACCG TGTGGAAGGAGCTGCTGAAAGAGAACAAGGACTTCTTTCAATCATATTATCGATCTATATCTCCGAGGCCATATGCCA ATGGGTATGTTCAAAGGGCACCAAGATTTGCAAGAAGATCAAACCAGTGGAGATAG